The window CGTGCATCCATCCGGGATGAACGAAGCTCGCCGCCAGCGGCACATTTGCCTTCTGGCGACTTACGACAAATCAACGAGTTATGCCCTGGATCTGCGCAGTGGGGGCGGCTACGGATAGCGTCCCCGGAAACCGCCGGATGTTACCACAATCGCCGCCAGGCACCTATCCTTTGAAAGCCCTGAAAACGAGCCTGATCCACACAAGACGCCTGAGAAACGCTTACAGGCGCGCTTAGGGGCTGCGACCCTGACAGGCGTGCCCGTAATCAATCAGGTCAATGCAAGCGTTTACGACACATCAATTGGGTCATTTTTGCGCTATCGGGACGTTCGACAATGCCCTTTTCGGTCACGATCACGTCGATCAGGTCCGCCGGGGTCACGTCGAATACCGGGTTGAACGCCTCGACATCCGCGCCGACCCGTTGACCGCCCACTTCAAGCAACTCAAGGGGATCGCGCTCCTCAATGACGATGTCGTCGCCACTGGCGGTGTCCATGTCAATGGTCGAGCTGGGCGCCACCACCATGAAGCGTACGCCGTGGTGCATGGCGGCGACTGCCAGGTGATAGGTGCCGATCTTGTTGGCGACATCGCCGTTGGCCGCGATGCGGTCGGCGCCGACAATCACCCAGGTAATGCCTTTGGTGCGCATAAGGTGCGCGGCGGCCGAATCAGCGTTGATGGTCACCGGGATGCCGTCGCTGGCCAGTTCCCAGGCCGTCAGCCGCGAGCCCTGCAGCCACGGGCGCGTTTCGTCGGCGTAGACCCGTTCGATCATGCCTTCAAGAAAGGCGCCACGGATCACCCCCAGCGCAGTACCGAACCCCCCCGTTGCCAGCGCGCCCGCGTTGCAATGGGTGAGCACGGTCTGCAGATTGCCCTGATGACGACGAATCAGATCAGTGCCCAGTTGCGCCATGGTCAGGTTGGCTTCGCGATCACTGAGGTGGATTTCAACTGCCTCGGCTTCCAGCGCGGCCAGGGGCTGGTCGGTGTGCCGGGCGCGGCGCAAGCGCAGACGCATGCGATTCAGGGCCCAGAACAGATTGACGGCGGTCGGGCGCGAGTCGGCCAGGAGCTGGAAATCCTGCTCCAGCGCCGCGACCCAGTCCCCGCCAGCGGCAATCCGGGCCCGCGCCGCCAGCACCACGCCATAGGCGGCCGTGATGCCAATGGCAGGCGCGCCGCGCACCACCATGCTGCGAATCGCGTCGGCCACGTCGGCAACCTGGGTGTAAACGAGCCAGGCCTGGGTGAATGGCAATACACGCTGATCCAGCAGATACAGAGCGTCGTCTCGCCAATCAATGGCCTTCACCGTCTCCGCCGCCATCAATTGATTGCGCATAGCACACTCCATACTCAAAAAACCCATGCCAGCCCCAAAAGCGGCCGATTATAGCGAGCCGCCCGTCAAGACGCTCGGGTATACTTCGCCGTCCCCCGTAATAAGCCCGGAAGCCCCGCCATGCCGAACGCCGTTGTCCCGCTCGACCTGTTGCTCCTGCCTGGCTGGCTGGTGCCGGTCGAACCTGCTGGTGTGGTGTTCAAAGACTACGGCCTGGGCATCCGCGATGGCTGCATCGTTTATATCGGCCCCCGCGCCGAAGCGCTCCGGCAACCCGCCCTGCAAACCCTCGAATTGCCCGAAACCCTGCTCAGCCCTGGCTTGATCAACGCCCATGGGCACGCGGCGATGACGCTGTTTCGCGGCCTGGCAGACGACCTGCCGCTGATGACCTGGCTGCAGGACCATATCTGGCCAGCCGAGAGTCAGTGGGTCGATGAGGACTTCGTGCGCGACGGTACCGACCTGGCGATCGCCGAACAGCTTAAAGGTGGGATTACCTGTTTCTCGGACATGTACTTCTTCCCCAAGGTCGCCGCAGACCGAGTCCATATCAGCGGCATGCGGGCACAGATCACCGTACCGATTCTGGACTTCCCCTTCCCTGGGGCGCGCAACACCGACGAAGCCCTGCACACCGGTGTGCAACTGTTCAATGACCTGATCCATCACCCGCGCATCCAGGTGGCGTTCGGCCCGCACGCGCCGTACACGGTCTGCGATGAGAACCTGGAGAAGATCCGGGTCATCGCCGATGAGCTGGACGCGATGATTCAGATGCATGTCCACGAAACGGCGTTCGAAGTCGAGCAGGCTGTCGAGCATTATCAGGAGCGGCCATTGGCGCGCCTGAACCGCCTTGGCATGCTCGGCCCGCGCTTTCAGGCCGTGCACATGACGCAAATCAGCGATGACGACCTGGCATTGCTGGTAGAAAGCAATTCCAGCGTGATTCATTGCCCCGAATCCAATCTGAAACTGGCCAGCGGCTTCTGCCCGGTCGAACGACTGTGGCAGGCTGGCGTCAATGTAGCGATAGGCACCGATGGCGCGGCGAGCAACAACGACCTGGACCTGCTGGGAGAAACCCGCACCGCAGCCCTGTTGGCGAAGGCCGTAGCGGGTTCGGCGGCGGCATTGGACGCCCACCGGGCACTGCGCATGGCGACGCTTAACGGCGCTCGCGCGCTGGGCATTCAGGAGGTGGTCGGGTCGCTGGAAATCGGCAAGGCGGCGGATATCGTCGCGTTTGATCTGTCCGGGCTGGCTCGCCAACCGATCTATGATCCAGTGTCACAGCTTATTTATGCCACCGGCCGCGACTGTGTCAGCCATGTCTGGGTCGCGGGCAAGCACTTGCTCGACAATCGCCGCCTGACGCGCATGGACGAGCAGGCGCTGTGCGAAATCGCCAAAGCCTGGGGCAAGCGAATTGCCGGGCACACCGAATAAGACCGGGGCGGCTAGGTTCAGCCGACTCGTTGAAAAGTATTTCAAGTTCAAGAGGACTTCCCATGAGCAACGTCGATCATTCTGAAATCGCCAAATTCGAGGCCCTGGCCCATCGCTGGTGGGACCGCGAAAGCGAATTCAAGCCGCTGCACGATATCAATCCGCTGCGGGTCAACTGGATCGACGAACGCGTCAATCTGGCTGGCAAGAAGGTTCTGGATGTAGGCTGCGGTGGCGGCATCCTCAGCGAGGCCATGGCCTTGCGCGGTGCCAGTGTGACCGGTATTGACATGGGCGAAGCGCCGCTGGCAGTTGCCCGCCTGCATCAGCTGGAATCCGGCGTGGAGGTTGAATACCGCCAGATCACCGCCGAAGACCTGGCCGAAGAGATGCCCGAGCAGTTCGACGTAGTGACCTGCCTGGAGATGCTTGAGCACGTGCCGGATCCCTCGTCGGTGATTCGCGCCTGCTACCGTATGGTCAAGCCGGGCGGTCAGGTGTTCTTCTCCACCATCAACCGCAACCCGAAGGCGTACCTGTTCGCCATCGTCGGCGCGGAATACATCATGGGCCTGCTGCCGCGCGGCACCCACGACTTCAAGAAATTCATCCGCCCTTCCGAGCTGGGTGCCTGGAGCCGTGCCGCTGGCCTCTCAGTGCAGGACATCATCGGCCTGACCTACAACCCGCTGACCAAGCACTACAAGCTGGCCTCGGACGTCGACGTCAACTACATGATCCAGACCCTTCGGGAGGCATAAGCCATGCGCTTGAGAGCGGTTCTATTCGATATGGACGGCACCTTGCTCGACACCGCGCCGGACTTCATCGCGATTTGTCAGGCCATGCTGGCTGAACGCGGTTTCCCTGCGGTTGCCGACAAATTGATCCGCGATGAAATCTCCGGCGGCGCCAAGGCCATGGTGGCGGCGACCTTTGCCATGTCGCCCTCCGCCGAAGGCTTTGAAGCCCTGCGCCTGGAGTTTCTGGAACGCTATCAGCAAGACTGCGCCGTCCACAGCAAGCTGTTCGATGGCATGGCCGAGCTGCTGGCCGATATCGAAAAGGCCAATCTGATCTGGGGCGTGGTGACCAACAAGCCGGTGCGCTTCGCCCAGCCGATCATGGAGCAGCTGGGGCTTGCCGAGCGCTCGGCAGTGCTGATCTGCCCGGATCACGTGACCAACAGCAAGCCTGACCCGGAACCGCTGACCCTGGCGTGCAAGATGCTTGATCTGGATCCGGCCAGCGTGCTGTTTGTCGGGGATGATCTGCGCGACATCGAATCCGGTCGCGACGCGGGCACCAAAACCGCAGCTGTGCGCTACGGTTACATCCACCCCAATGACAACCCGGACCACTGGGGCGCCGACGTGGTGGTGGATCACCCGCTGGAACTGCGCAAGGTGCTGGATAGCGCGCTGTGCAGCTGCTGATCTCAGATTATCTGTAGGAGCTGCCAAAGGCTGCGAAGCGTTGTTAGAAGCATTGTTACTTGCGGCCCACTTGCGGCGACTGGCACATTTATTCGCAGCCTTCGGCAGCTCCTACAGGGCCAGGGTTGCAGCAATTTCACGAGGTAACCCATGTTCGATTACTCCCCTCGCCCGGATCTGCTCACTGGCCGTGTGATTCTTGTTACCGGCGCGGGACGCGGCATTGGTGCTGCGGCGGCGAAAACCTACGCGGCTCATGGCGCCACCGTCCTGCTGCTGGGCAAGACCGAGGCAAACCTGACTGCCGTCTACGACGAAATCGAAGCCGCTGGACATCCTCAGCCTGCGGTCATTCCCTTCAACCTCGAAACCGCGTTGCCTCATCAATACGATGAGCTGGCAGCGATGATCGAGACTGAATTCGGCCACCTTGACGGCCTGCTGCACAACGCCTCGATCATTGGCCCGCGTACGCCGCTGGAGCAATTGTCCGGGGAAAACTTCATGCGCGTCATGCACATCAACGTCAACGCGATGTTCATGCTGACCACCACGTTGCTGCCGGTGCTCAAGCTGTCCAAGGACGCCTCGGTGGTGTTCACTTCCAGCAGTGTCGGCCGCAAGGGTCGCGCGTACTGGGGCGCTTATGGCGTGTCCAAATTCGCCACCGAAGGTCTGATGCAAACCCTTGCCGACGAGCTCGATACGGTTGCACCGGTGCGCTCCAACAGCATCAACCCCGGCGCTACCCGCACCAGCATGCGCGCCCAGGCTTACCCGGCAGAAAACCCGCTGAATAACCCGACGCCTGAAGAAATCATGCCGGTTTACCTCTACCTGATGGGCCCTGACAGCCAGGACGTCAATGGCCAGGCGCTCAACGCCCAATAACCGCAGTGATTCAACTGCATTGATGCACTATCAATGCAGTTTATTTTCCACAGCAAAGTGGCGGTGACTGAGGTTTCGGGATTGAGTTCAAAGTAGTTATGAAAAGGATCTTTTTATAATTAAATGAACTGGATTAGCAAAAGCCTGCTCTAACTCAGCCAATCCAACCATATGTGCTGAGGAGTGAGACCATGATTTCTCCTACCCAGACTAACGCTATTGACTTTGATGCTGCCAAGTTAAGACGACTGGGCTTTGGCGTTCGACAGAATCAGAACCCTTCGGAGCCGCCCATCGATCTTGAACAGTTGACGCAACAGCTCAGTCTGCAGCTGCAGACCAGTCTGGAAGCAGAGAAAATCCTCGGAATCTTTTTCCAGGGCGTTCAGCGTCTGCTGTCGATCAAATCGTTGACGTACGATCACCGGGACAGCGATCTGCGGTTGCAACTGGGCAGTCGCGGCAGCCATCGGGTGCATTACAGCCTGAGCAACGATGGCGAACACCTGGGCACCCTGCTGTTCCAGCTGGATGAAAAGTTGACCGAGCAAGAACTGGTGACCATGGAGTCACTGCTGGCGTGCCTGCTGTTTCCCATGCGTAACGCCCTGCTCTATCGCGCGGCGACCCAGAGTGCACTGCGTGACCCGTTGACGGGCACAGGCAACCGGATTGCCATGGATCAGACGCTGCTGCGCGAGATCGAAGTTGCGCGACGCCACGCCCAGCCGTTGTCTCTGCTGATGCTGGACATCGACCACTTCAAGAAGGTCAACGATACCTACGGCCACTCGACCGGTGACGAAGTACTCAGGTCCATTGCCAGGACCATCAAAGGTCAGTTGCGCAATATCGACCGGGTGTTTCGCTATGGCGGAGAAGAGTTTCTGGTCCTGCTGTCCAACACCGACCGCGAAGCGGCCGGCATGATCGGCGAACGGCTGCGCCAGAGCGCCCATGAACTGGCCTACCCACTGCTGGATCACAGCCTGGAGCTGACCATCAGCCTGGGCTGCTCGACCCTGCTGCCGGCGGAGTCCGCCGACAGCCTGCTGCGCCGCGCCGACAACGCGCTCTATGTCGCCAAGCGCGAAGGCCGCAATCGGCTGGCAATGGCGAGCTAACGGTTCAATTCTCCAGTTCCGCTACTCGAGCACGAGGTGCCTTGGCCTTGTCCAGTTGCAGGCAGTGTTCGAGAAACAGGTACATGTAGTCATAACTTTTGGTCACCGCCTGGCGCAGCTCGGCTTGCAGCTGCTGACTGGGATTGTTGCCCGCCAGGGTGCAGATAATCTCCAGCGCTTCCCAAGGGTGAGAGTCATCGTACTGAGCGTGCATCTTCAGCCACTTCATGGCGCGCTTGCGCGACTCCTCGGGGAATGCCTCGGCATAGTCGCCGCTGGAGCAGACCACCGCTGACCATTCTCCCGTGGCACCCTCAATGGCGTAATTGGTTGCCGCGATCCCGACGATCAGCGAATCGGACGCACTGGTGTGCCAGCACCAATGGCTCAGCGCGTGCAGTTCAGGGGAAACGTGCTGCGCCTTGAGATCCTCCAGGCTGACCCCGTGAGCCTCACTCCAGTTAACCCAATAATCGGCATGGTTGAGCTCGACGCGAATATTGCGCATCAACCAGCGACGCGCCATGTCTTCACCAGGGTGCCGTGCGAAGCGGGTTTTGGCCAGGTTGTTGGCCATGTAAATGGCGAACTGCTCGACCACAGGCCAGCCGCCAATCAGGTACTGACGCATGATTCGGGGGCTCAGGCTGGCATCGCGCATGCGTTGATAAAGCTCATGCTCAACCACGCGGGCCTTTGCATAGCTGCAATCCTTGATCAACTGTTGTGCCCAAGCCGGATAACTGCTGGCTTCCATGAGCGGACCGGTTCTGCTGAAAGTATCGATCACTGTGTAGCTCCTTCGTTTGTAGTGATTGGCTTAGCGAAATGTTCCCGGAGTGCTGAAAAGTTGTGGAGCGGCCCGCGCAGGCCGTGGATGCAGGCTTGCACAGGTAAAGGGTTGCGGCCGTTCAATGAGGTAACCCTGGGCGTAATCGACACCGATTTCTCGCAGGGCCATTTCGATCTGTGGCGTCTCGACAAACTCCGCGATAGTGCGCTTGCCCATGACGTGACCGATGTGATTGATGACCTCCACCATAGCCCGGTTGATCGGGTTGTCGAGCATGTCTTTGACGAACCCCCCATCGATCTTCAAGTAATCCACAGGCAAATGCTTGAGGTAAGCGAATGACGACATGCCAGCGCAGAAGTCATCCAGAGAGAACTCGCAACCCAGTGCCTTAAGCTCGTTGATGAAGCGTATGGCGCTGCCCAGGTTGCTGATCGCACTGGTCTCGGTGATTTCAAAACAGATCAGCGAGGGCGCAATGTCGAACGCTCTGAACTGCTGCTTGATGTATTCGAGAAACGCCTCATCACCGATGCTCGACCCCGACAGGTTGATCGCACAGACCGCCATGGGCCCGCTATGGCGAGCTTCCGCCAGACAGCGGGCGACCACGCTGAAGACATTTCTGACCACCCAGCGATCGATCGAGGTCATCAGGCCATAGCGCTCTGCGGCGGGGATAAAGCTGTCTGGCAGAATGATCTGGCCGCTTTCATCGTGCAGGCGGATCAGGATTTCAATATGCCCTCTATCGTGTTCGCCCCTGATGCCGATGGGCGCGATCTGCTGGGCATAGAGGCAGAACCGGTTCTCGTCCAGCGCCACATGCAGACGCTGAATCCACGCCATCTCGCCAAAGCGTACCGACACTTCCGAATCGTCGGCGTGATAGACCTGCACGCGATTGCGGCCCTTTTCCTTGGCCATGTAGCAGGCCATGTCCGCTGAGCGCAGGGACGCTTCCAGGGTGGTCGGCATCTGCGAGATATGCACCAAGCCGATGCTCACCGTACTGACGAAGGGCCTGCCCTTCCAGACGAAGTTCAGGCTTTGCACGGTCTGACGCAAATGGTTGGCAATATCCTCGCCGACCTCCGGCGGGCAGTGTTGCAGCAGGACGCCAAACTCGTCGCCTCCCAAACGCGCCAGGGTATCGCCTTCGCGCAGGCCCTGTTGCAGCACGGTGCAGATGTGCCGCAACAGTTCGTCACCCGCCGCATGCCCGCTGGTGTCATTGACCAGCTTGAACTGGTCCAGGTCCAGGTACATCAGCGAATGCTGGCGCGGCTGGCGCGCCGGGTCCTGAAGGGCCAGTTCCAGGCGATATTCGAACTCGCGACGGTTGGCCAGGCCGGTCAGGGCGTCATGGGTCGCCTGCCAGGACAGGTTGGCGATGTACTGCCGCTCCTGCGTCATGTCATGCAGCACCAGCACTGTACCGCTGACGTTGCCATCGGTGAAAATCGGCGAGCCCACCAGGGCCACTGAAACCGTGCTGCCATCCAGACGCTGGATCAGTTTGGAGTGCTCACTGCTGCCGCTGAGCTTGCCGCTCAGAATGTGCTCGATCAGGGTCGAACTGTCTTTCTGGTCGTTTTCGTCCAGCAGGTTGAATAACGCAGCCAGCGGCAAACCGCTGGCCTGGGCGTTCTTCCAGTGCGTCAGATTCTCCGCCGCCGGGTTCATGTAAACGATCGAGCCTTCGACATCAGTGGTGATAACGCCGTCGCCGATGGACTCCAGAGTCACTTGAGCGCGTTCTTTTTCGACCTGCAGGGCGTCAGCAAACGCGTGTCTTTGCGCCAGCAACTTGTGGGTGCGCAGCAACGCCAGAAGAATCAGCACCACGGCGGTGGCCAGGTTGACCACCAACAGGAGGCGCAAAATCCCTCTGGACCCGTCGCCCAAGGCATTACTGAAAGCCCTGGCGACAGGCGTCACGCGTTGATTGATCGACGTGATCTGCTGGCGCCACTGTAGCATCTGGGCATCGCTCACCTGGCCGGACAAGATACCTGCGTGCATTTGCTGAGCGACGTCATCAAGCTGCAACAGAAACTCATCCCCGACAATCCACTGGTCGATGGCTTGCTTCATGTAGTTGAATTCACGGAAATTCAGGTACAGCCATATGATGCTGTCCACGTCATCAGGGTGATTGCCGCCCTGCAGCGCGCCCTGGCGAGCCAAACCACGATCAGGCTCGGGCTGGTCCAGCGCCATGCGCAGGATATGCCCACCTTTGGGGATGGCGATGGCCTGTTCATAACGACGGTGGTCGGTTTCGTTGTGATCCTGGGCGTAGAGGTTGAGGTAGTAGATGGCGTCCTTCTGGCCTTTGGACCACAGGCTCTCGCCCGCCACATAGCTACGCACCGCCGACAGCATATAAAGGCTGACGCACCCCAGTAGCGCCTGAAACAACGCAACCGCAATAAAAGGCCAGACGATGCCCAACAAACGGGGCTTTCCGAGGATCCGCTTTTGCTTCATGGGTTCCCTTTCATAAGCAATGCCAGAGGCTCAAAATGCCGTCGGATCAACAATCATTCAGACCACAGACTAGGTCATAAATCCTTACAGACAAGCGTGCATTTGTCTCAATTCTGAGCACGCTACCGCCCCGTATCACAACAATACGGATGCTGGCGAGGTTTAGAAAAAGAACAACGGGTGAAACAGCTGAGACAACGCTGTTAGCAAATTGACACTAGTATCAAGAAAGACGTTAAAGATGCGCTTGGCAAGGTAGCCCGGAAATTAAATGTGCTGCAAGTGGCCGTACAGTTTCGCGTAGAGCCCGCCATCGGCGATCAATTGCTGATGATCACCCTGCTCGGCAATCTTCCCACCGTCGAACACCAGCACCCGGTCTGCCTGCTTAACGGCCGACAGGCGGTGGGCAATGATCAGCGTGGTACGGCCATCGAGAAAGCGCGCCAACGCCTGATGCAGGCTGTATTCCGTCGCTGCATCCAGCGCCGACGTGGCTTCGTCGAGAATCACCACCCGGGGATCGGCCAGCACCATGCGCGCAATCGCCAGGCGCTGGCGCTGGCCCCCGGACAAGCGCACGCCCGAACGGCCTACGATGCTGTCCAGCCCTTGAGGCAAGGCGCGAATCGTTGATTCAAGCTGGGCAATTTCCAGCGCCCGCCAGCAGGCGTCATCACTGCGCTCGCGGCCCATGGTCAGGTTGGCGCGCACGGTATCGTTGAACAACGCCGGGTGCTGGAGCACCACCGCGACGTTTTCCCGGATGGTTTCCAGGCCGATGTCTTGCTGGCTTGCGCCGCCAAAATGGATGGTCCCTGACTGGGCGGTGTACAAGCCGAGCAGCAACTGCACCAGGGTACTTTTGCCGCCACCGCTGGCCCCGACAATCGCGACCTTCTCGCCGGGCGCGATGCTCAGGTTCATCTGATCAAGGATGTTGTCTTCGCCGTAGCCAAAGGTCAGACCTCGGATGTCGATCCCGACGGTTTTCTGTCCGGCAAACGGGTCAACCCCGCCGCGATACTGTGGCTCATCGGCCCGCGACAACAACTCGTTGATCCGGGTCAACGCGCCACCTGCGGCGTAATACGCATATTGCAGGTTCAGCAGCTGCTCCACCGGCCCGATCATGAACCACAGGTAACTGAACACCGCCAGCATCTGGCCAATCGACAGGTCAGAGAACAACACGGTGAGCATGGCCGCGGCACGAAACACATCGATACCAAACTGGAACAATAAGCCGCTGGCACGGTTGGAGGCGTCGCTTTTCCACTGGGAGGCAACCGCATAATCGCGCACTTCCCTGGCCTTCACCCCAAGGCGGCCGAGGAAATAACCCTGCCGATTACCCGCCCGCACTTCCTGGATAGAATCCAGGGTTTCAGTCAGTGCCTGAGTGAAGCGCGAGGTGCTGTCGTTTTCCTGTTTCTTCAGGTGCTTGACCCGCTTGCCCAACTGCACCGTGGCGTAAATCACCAGCGGGTTGAACAGCAGAATCAGCAACGCCAGCTTCCAGTGCATCCACATCAGGATCGAAGCCGTACCGGTCAAGGTGAGCATCGCGACCAGAAAACGGCTGAGGGTGTCGCCGATGAATTTGTCGAGGGTGTCCAGATCGGTGACCAGGTGAGTCGTCACCGTACCGCCACCCAGGCTTTCGTATTCGCCCAGGGAAATACGCTTGAGGCGCTCGATCAAACGAATGCGCACCCGATAGACGACGTCCTTGGACAGCCTGGCGAACAGCTTGGCCTGAATGACGTTGAACACCAACGCGCCGACGCGCAGGGTGAAGGTCAGCAACAGCATCAGGCCGATGTACCCGGCGGGTTTTTGCAGGCCCTCCGGCAGCAGGTGATTCATGAACTTGAGCGCGGCATCGCCATGGCCCAGCAGCACTTCATCCACCAGCAACGGCAGCAACAACGGAATGGGGACGGTGCAGAGCGTCGCGAGAACCGCCACGCCATTGGCGATCCACAAGGCTTTTTTATGGCGCGATGCCAAGCGCCTGATTTCAGCCCAACTCAACCGATCAAAGACTCCGCCCTGCCCGGCCGACGTGTCGCCGCTGTCATGGGAAGGCTCACGCACCGGCATTACGCTCCAGCCAGCGGCCCAGCAGTGGCGACAGTGCTTCCAACGACTGATAGCCGTTGGTCAGCAACGCCAACTGACCGTCGCGTTCAGCCAGCAGGGTCGGAAAACCGGCAATGCCCAGGTCCTGCACCCAGGCAAAATCAGCCTGAGTCGCGGCCACCTGGTCGGCGCTGTCGAACGCCTCGGCAAACTCGATACGCGGCAGGCCCGCCTGCTCGGCGAGTTCGGTCAGGACCGAGGCCTTGGTGACGTCACGTCCCTGGACGTAAAACGCTTGCTGAATCAGGCGCACCAGCGTCCAGGAAAACTCAGGATCAAGCTGCTGCGCCGCCACAATCGCCCGGCACGCAGGTTCGGTGTCGTAGACAAAGCCGTCGGGCAAGGCGCCCTCGAAACGGAACGTCTGACCCGTGGTTTCAGCTACGGCCTGCCAATGCTCAAGGATGTAGCGGCGAGTGGAAGGGTCCAGCGCCGCGCCACTGCCCGTGCGCAAACCGCCCATCACCAGGTGCAGCGACACGCCACTGGCCTGCGCCTGCTCGACCAAGGCCTTCGCCACATCGGCAAAGCCCCAGCACCAGGAACACATCGGGTCCATCACATAGAGCAGGCGCGCGGACATGGGTCAGGCCTCGTCTGGCTGGTGGTCTTTCAGGCTGTCTTGCAGGCGATCTTCCAAACGATAATTGCGACCAATCGGGTGGGGCTGGTTACGCGCCTTGGCCAGATCAATCTGCTTCTGCCGATCAATCGCACTGCGGCGGGTCTTCTCACTCAGGCTGTCCCAGCAATGAGGGCAACTGACGCCTGGGGTGTAATGCTCGCTGGCACGGTCTTCAGCGCTGATCGGCGTGCGGCACGCATGGCATTGATCGTAGTCGCCCTCGGTCAGGTCGTGACGCACGGTCACCCGATTATCGAAAACGAAACAATCACCGCGCCACAGGCTTTCATCCTGAG of the Paucimonas lemoignei genome contains:
- the mtnA gene encoding methylthioribose-1-phosphate isomerase; this encodes MRNQLMAAETVKAIDWRDDALYLLDQRVLPFTQAWLVYTQVADVADAIRSMVVRGAPAIGITAAYGVVLAARARIAAGGDWVAALEQDFQLLADSRPTAVNLFWALNRMRLRLRRARHTDQPLAALEAEAVEIHLSDREANLTMAQLGTDLIRRHQGNLQTVLTHCNAGALATGGFGTALGVIRGAFLEGMIERVYADETRPWLQGSRLTAWELASDGIPVTINADSAAAHLMRTKGITWVIVGADRIAANGDVANKIGTYHLAVAAMHHGVRFMVVAPSSTIDMDTASGDDIVIEERDPLELLEVGGQRVGADVEAFNPVFDVTPADLIDVIVTEKGIVERPDSAKMTQLMCRKRLH
- the mtaD gene encoding N-ethylammeline chlorohydrolase is translated as MPNAVVPLDLLLLPGWLVPVEPAGVVFKDYGLGIRDGCIVYIGPRAEALRQPALQTLELPETLLSPGLINAHGHAAMTLFRGLADDLPLMTWLQDHIWPAESQWVDEDFVRDGTDLAIAEQLKGGITCFSDMYFFPKVAADRVHISGMRAQITVPILDFPFPGARNTDEALHTGVQLFNDLIHHPRIQVAFGPHAPYTVCDENLEKIRVIADELDAMIQMHVHETAFEVEQAVEHYQERPLARLNRLGMLGPRFQAVHMTQISDDDLALLVESNSSVIHCPESNLKLASGFCPVERLWQAGVNVAIGTDGAASNNDLDLLGETRTAALLAKAVAGSAAALDAHRALRMATLNGARALGIQEVVGSLEIGKAADIVAFDLSGLARQPIYDPVSQLIYATGRDCVSHVWVAGKHLLDNRRLTRMDEQALCEIAKAWGKRIAGHTE
- the ubiG_2 gene encoding 3-demethylubiquinone-9 3-methyltransferase; this translates as MSNVDHSEIAKFEALAHRWWDRESEFKPLHDINPLRVNWIDERVNLAGKKVLDVGCGGGILSEAMALRGASVTGIDMGEAPLAVARLHQLESGVEVEYRQITAEDLAEEMPEQFDVVTCLEMLEHVPDPSSVIRACYRMVKPGGQVFFSTINRNPKAYLFAIVGAEYIMGLLPRGTHDFKKFIRPSELGAWSRAAGLSVQDIIGLTYNPLTKHYKLASDVDVNYMIQTLREA
- the gph_1 gene encoding phosphoglycolate phosphatase, which produces MRLRAVLFDMDGTLLDTAPDFIAICQAMLAERGFPAVADKLIRDEISGGAKAMVAATFAMSPSAEGFEALRLEFLERYQQDCAVHSKLFDGMAELLADIEKANLIWGVVTNKPVRFAQPIMEQLGLAERSAVLICPDHVTNSKPDPEPLTLACKMLDLDPASVLFVGDDLRDIESGRDAGTKTAAVRYGYIHPNDNPDHWGADVVVDHPLELRKVLDSALCSC
- the yciK gene encoding short chain dehydrogenase, producing MFDYSPRPDLLTGRVILVTGAGRGIGAAAAKTYAAHGATVLLLGKTEANLTAVYDEIEAAGHPQPAVIPFNLETALPHQYDELAAMIETEFGHLDGLLHNASIIGPRTPLEQLSGENFMRVMHINVNAMFMLTTTLLPVLKLSKDASVVFTSSSVGRKGRAYWGAYGVSKFATEGLMQTLADELDTVAPVRSNSINPGATRTSMRAQAYPAENPLNNPTPEEIMPVYLYLMGPDSQDVNGQALNAQ
- the dosC gene encoding diguanylate cyclase, with amino-acid sequence MISPTQTNAIDFDAAKLRRLGFGVRQNQNPSEPPIDLEQLTQQLSLQLQTSLEAEKILGIFFQGVQRLLSIKSLTYDHRDSDLRLQLGSRGSHRVHYSLSNDGEHLGTLLFQLDEKLTEQELVTMESLLACLLFPMRNALLYRAATQSALRDPLTGTGNRIAMDQTLLREIEVARRHAQPLSLLMLDIDHFKKVNDTYGHSTGDEVLRSIARTIKGQLRNIDRVFRYGGEEFLVLLSNTDREAAGMIGERLRQSAHELAYPLLDHSLELTISLGCSTLLPAESADSLLRRADNALYVAKREGRNRLAMAS
- the pqqC2 gene encoding protein PqqC, producing MIDTFSRTGPLMEASSYPAWAQQLIKDCSYAKARVVEHELYQRMRDASLSPRIMRQYLIGGWPVVEQFAIYMANNLAKTRFARHPGEDMARRWLMRNIRVELNHADYWVNWSEAHGVSLEDLKAQHVSPELHALSHWCWHTSASDSLIVGIAATNYAIEGATGEWSAVVCSSGDYAEAFPEESRKRAMKWLKMHAQYDDSHPWEALEIICTLAGNNPSQQLQAELRQAVTKSYDYMYLFLEHCLQLDKAKAPRARVAELEN
- the gmr_8 gene encoding diguanylate cyclase/phosphodiesterase; the encoded protein is MKQKRILGKPRLLGIVWPFIAVALFQALLGCVSLYMLSAVRSYVAGESLWSKGQKDAIYYLNLYAQDHNETDHRRYEQAIAIPKGGHILRMALDQPEPDRGLARQGALQGGNHPDDVDSIIWLYLNFREFNYMKQAIDQWIVGDEFLLQLDDVAQQMHAGILSGQVSDAQMLQWRQQITSINQRVTPVARAFSNALGDGSRGILRLLLVVNLATAVVLILLALLRTHKLLAQRHAFADALQVEKERAQVTLESIGDGVITTDVEGSIVYMNPAAENLTHWKNAQASGLPLAALFNLLDENDQKDSSTLIEHILSGKLSGSSEHSKLIQRLDGSTVSVALVGSPIFTDGNVSGTVLVLHDMTQERQYIANLSWQATHDALTGLANRREFEYRLELALQDPARQPRQHSLMYLDLDQFKLVNDTSGHAAGDELLRHICTVLQQGLREGDTLARLGGDEFGVLLQHCPPEVGEDIANHLRQTVQSLNFVWKGRPFVSTVSIGLVHISQMPTTLEASLRSADMACYMAKEKGRNRVQVYHADDSEVSVRFGEMAWIQRLHVALDENRFCLYAQQIAPIGIRGEHDRGHIEILIRLHDESGQIILPDSFIPAAERYGLMTSIDRWVVRNVFSVVARCLAEARHSGPMAVCAINLSGSSIGDEAFLEYIKQQFRAFDIAPSLICFEITETSAISNLGSAIRFINELKALGCEFSLDDFCAGMSSFAYLKHLPVDYLKIDGGFVKDMLDNPINRAMVEVINHIGHVMGKRTIAEFVETPQIEMALREIGVDYAQGYLIERPQPFTCASLHPRPARAAPQLFSTPGTFR